ATCTTGAGTACCTAATATTTATCCAAATTAGTCAATATTAAATCAAATCACAAGAATTTAACTGAAATGCTTAAATTTGcttcaagcaataataaaaaacgtAGCTTACCAGATGTTGTCACTAAACCTAATAAAATTCAGTTTAGATACTAAAATGTTTTGACAATCACAATACACTTATTGtgatgcaagatttttttttttatatcccaaCAACAATATCTCACTTCAAGCAAAACTTAAAAGTTGGCAGCTATGAGTTTGCGTTGTTTAAAAATCGATGTACAACAGCCTTCTTGTACCCTGGAAACTCCAGAGTTCTCACAAGAGCACTTTTAATTGTCTCTGTGAGACACTCTGGCAGTGAATAATGATGCACATTTCTTTTGCCACTTGTAATGCCAGGAGCCGATCACATCGGCGTATCTGATATAGGTGGTATAAGATCGCTAAACCGATGACAGTCATGGTGCTATCCAATTGCGTCAAAGTCCGGACGTTTTTGTTTTTAGCCTATCcaacaaaaaaaatgtctttccCGTATTCATTGCACGGTTTCTATCTTATTCCACAATTGAGCCTGACAGATTTTTACATGCAATAAAATTATCAATAAGCTGCAGGCTTCAACAGGAAATATTTTTCATTACCTTTTATAAGTATTATTGAATGGAGCTGTTTTATTTGGCGAGTGTAACATTGTATGCCTTGATAAGCGTATGTTtattgaaatttgaaagatttgatttcaaatttCAATACAGATAAATCAAATGAGCAGTGGAGTTGTTTATTATGTGACTAAGATTTACCCTACAGTACAGCCTAGACTACTTGGGACATACACTGTTTAAGAGAGGCATGTAGAGCTTTCTTCTCCTTTTTCTCTAAATCAGTAGCATTAACAAATGTCTGTGTTTGGTTTTCCACAGTTCACAATGGAGCGGTCCCAGTGGAGTAACATGCGCAAGCGAGCCATAAAAAGgacaaatgacagaattttagagGTACAAAGAAGTCTTTGCACAGGTGTCGTAGAGCCAGTGAGATGGTAAGTAGTGACTTTGGCGAAGTTGTGGACACTGAGGTGAGTGAGGATGAGGTCTCTGAAGATGATGAGGGGGATGATGAGATTTCTCCTCCTTTAGATTTGTCCACTGCTCTGTCTGACTGGGCTGTTGAGTATGGTGTATCATTAGTGGCATTGTCTGCTCTTCTGTGCATCCTTAGAGTGCATCACCCCTTTCTTCCAAAGGATGGGAGAACCCTTTTAAAAACGGCAACCAGGTACACTCTGGAAAGGTTGGCTGGTGGGGTGTTTTTCTATTTTGGTATTTTGAACATGTTTCGCAAAACATTTGAGTATTTGTTGTCCAAATTTCCAGATAGAAATGTTTTCATGTTGCAGCTTAATTTTGATGGATTGCCGCTGTTTAAGAGCTCGTCGACTCAGTTCTGGCCAGTGTTAGGCATGTTGCGTCACAAAGATTATGTCTCCAGCAGGCCACTGTTAATTGCTTTGTTCTGTGGTGAGACTAAACCCACTTCATTGCAGGAGTATCTTGGTGCCCTTGTTCAAGAATTGACAATGCTCAGAGAGGGATTTGTCATAGGCTCAAAAACCTTGTTTCTGAAGGTAAGTTCAGTCATTTGTGATGCTCCTGCTAGAGCCTTTATCAAACAGGTGAAAGGCCATTCAGGTTATGCAGGATGTGATAAGTGTTTACAGCCAGGTGTTTATGCTAGTCACCGCATGACATTCCCAGAGGTAAGTGCTCCTGATAGGACTGATGAGTCATTTGCGAGGGGCACAGATGAGGAACATCACATAGCAGTTTCCCCTCTACTTGAAACTGGTATCGGTATGGTCAGTCAGTTTCCTCATGATTATATGCATTTGGTTTGTTTGGGAGTAATGAGGAGGCTCTTAGATTTGTGGTTTGGCAGTGCTGGCCCTCTTCGGTGTCGTCGTTCGGGTCGTGACATGCAGGAGATCTCTGAAAAGCTGGTAAGTTTGAAGGCATTTGTCCCAGTTGAATTTGCTAGGAAGCCAAGGAGTCTGGCAGAAAGACTAAGATGGAAGGCAACCGAACTCAGGCAGTTCCTTCTGTACACCGGTCCTCTTGTTCTTAGGGGTGTGTTACCTGAGGAAATGTATAACAACTTCATGCTGCTGTCAGTTGCCATCTCGATTTTAGCCAATCCCCACCTTTGTTCAGCTCTGAATGGTTTTGCGAAAAGGTTGCTTGTGTCATTTGTGGAGCACTTCAGTAAACTGTATGGTCCTGAGTTTGTTGTCTACAATGTACATGGGTTGATTCATCTTAGTGATGATGTAAAGATTCATGGTCATTTAGATGTGATCTCTGGGTTTCCATTTGAAAATTACctgtgtacattaaaaaaaatgatcagGAAACCACACAGCCCTCTAACTCAAGTGATCCGTAGAGTGTCTGAAGTTCACAACCAAAAACATAGCATTGAAGTTAAGTGGCCAAAAACGCAAGTAAATATAGAGCATAGAAATGGGCCTGTACCTGACTTGTTTGAAGGGGATGTTCTTCAATTCAGAGAACTGGTAGTGAATGATGTGCACTTTAGAATTACAGAAGGAGACAATTGTGTTAGAATCAATCAGATTGTTGCTTTGGTGGAAAATATTATTGTCTATAAAGGCCAGGAGTACATCATCTA
The genomic region above belongs to Carassius carassius chromosome 3, fCarCar2.1, whole genome shotgun sequence and contains:
- the LOC132113248 gene encoding uncharacterized protein LOC132113248, with product MVSSDFGEVVDTEVSEDEVSEDDEGDDEISPPLDLSTALSDWAVEYGVSLVALSALLCILRVHHPFLPKDGRTLLKTATRYTLERLAGGVFFYFGILNMFRKTFEYLLSKFPDRNVFMLQLNFDGLPLFKSSSTQFWPVLGMLRHKDYVSSRPLLIALFCGETKPTSLQEYLGALVQELTMLREGFVIGSKTLFLKVSSVICDAPARAFIKQVKGHSGYAGCDKCLQPGVYASHRMTFPEVSAPDRTDESFARGTDEEHHIAVSPLLETGIGMVSQFPHDYMHLVCLGVMRRLLDLWFGSAGPLRCRRSGRDMQEISEKLVSLKAFVPVEFARKPRSLAERLRWKATELRQFLLYTGPLVLRGVLPEEMYNNFMLLSVAISILANPHLCSALNGFAKRLLVSFVEHFSKLYGPEFVVYNVHGLIHLSDDVKIHGHLDVISGFPFENYLCTLKKMIRKPHSPLTQVIRRVSEVHNQKHSIEVKWPKTQVNIEHRNGPVPDLFEGDVLQFRELVVNDVHFRITEGDNCVRINQIVALVENIIVYKGQEYIIYREFAKMGTFFHYPVDSQEVGVFVVSNLSSESLKFVLKYFRMPYGEQGSFVVIPLLHQK